DNA sequence from the Dendrosporobacter quercicolus genome:
TGCTCTGCTGTTCAAATATGCTCTTAAGATCAACAATCAGCCGTTTTGTCTGCTGACCGGCGTTGAACATCCCCGCCAAATCCGTTGGCCGCAATTCTTTAAATTGTTCATGGGCTACCAAAAACGCCAGACAATCGGCCTGTTTAACCTCAGCTAACGAAACAAGCTCCAGGCCAGTGGTCTTTCTGAATTCCGCCTGGTCCACAACCGGATCCACCACCTTTACGCTGACGCCGTATTCACCAAGACGCCGGCAAACCTCCAGCGCTTTTGAATTGCGCATATCCGGACAGTTTTCTTTAAAGGTTATCCCCAGCACGTATAAATTGAAATTGCCGACGTTTTTGCCGGACTGAAGCAATCGTTTGATGATATGATCGCTGACAAACCCCGCCATGCTGTCATTGACTCTCCGGCCGGCGGCAATCAGCTGAGAGTGATACCCCAGCATCTCCGCCTGATAAATGAAATAATACGGATCAACCCCGATGCAATGCCCGCCGACCAGTCCCGGGTAAAAGCCCAGGGCATTCCATTTGGTATTCATGGCGTCAATGACATCTTTGGTATTGATGCCCATGCGGTCGAACGCCATCGCCAGCTCATTCATAAAGGCAATATTGATGTCTCTTTGCGCGTTTTCAGCCAATTTTGCCGCTTCCGCCACCTGAATGCTTGACGCCTTATACACACCGGCGGTAATAATCAGCCCGTAAACAGCCGCAATTATTTCCCGTGTTTCGTCGTTCATTCCGGCAACTATTTTTGTAATATTTTGCAGTTTATGCGCTTTATCGCCCGGATTGATTCTTTCCGGTGAATAGCCGATGCTAAAGTCTTTTCCGCAAACCAGACCTGACTCATGTTCCAGAATAGGCGTGCAAATTTCTTCAGTGACGCCCGGATACACAGTCGATTCAAAAATAACAATACTGCCTGGCGATAAATTTTGTCCAATAAGCCGGCTGGCCTGGATCACAGGGGTCAAATCCGGCGTTTTATCGCCGTTGACCGGTGTCGGAACAGCGACGATAATGACCTGTGCTTGTTTCAGCCTGGCCGGGTCGGCGGTAAATTCCAGGGCTGCGCCGCTTAGCTGTTCATCGCCAATCTCCCTGGTTGGATCAATTCCCTGCCGGTAAAGCCGGATTTTATCCCGGTTGATATCAAAACCCAGCGTTTTGACTTTCCCGGCAAAGGCGACGGCAATCGGCAGACCTACATACCCAAGTCCCACAACCGCTAAACAAG
Encoded proteins:
- a CDS encoding nucleotide sugar dehydrogenase, whose translation is MQREILKNLQAGRTCLAVVGLGYVGLPIAVAFAGKVKTLGFDINRDKIRLYRQGIDPTREIGDEQLSGAALEFTADPARLKQAQVIIVAVPTPVNGDKTPDLTPVIQASRLIGQNLSPGSIVIFESTVYPGVTEEICTPILEHESGLVCGKDFSIGYSPERINPGDKAHKLQNITKIVAGMNDETREIIAAVYGLIITAGVYKASSIQVAEAAKLAENAQRDINIAFMNELAMAFDRMGINTKDVIDAMNTKWNALGFYPGLVGGHCIGVDPYYFIYQAEMLGYHSQLIAAGRRVNDSMAGFVSDHIIKRLLQSGKNVGNFNLYVLGITFKENCPDMRNSKALEVCRRLGEYGVSVKVVDPVVDQAEFRKTTGLELVSLAEVKQADCLAFLVAHEQFKELRPTDLAGMFNAGQQTKRLIVDLKSIFEQQSIEAQGYSYWSL